The following are encoded in a window of Mycoplasma anserisalpingitidis genomic DNA:
- the rplN gene encoding 50S ribosomal protein L14, translated as MLIELSRANVADNSGAKEIGVIRILGGSKKKVANIGDIVVCSVKKAIPNGGVKAGQVVKAVVVRSRYGTKRPNGSYIRFDDNAVVLLKEDLSPRGTRVFGPVAREIRERFPKIVSLAPEVL; from the coding sequence ATGTTAATTGAATTATCAAGAGCTAATGTTGCAGATAACTCTGGTGCTAAAGAAATTGGTGTTATCCGTATTTTAGGTGGAAGTAAAAAGAAAGTGGCAAATATCGGTGATATTGTTGTATGTTCTGTTAAAAAAGCAATTCCTAATGGAGGTGTTAAAGCAGGACAAGTTGTAAAAGCTGTGGTTGTAAGAAGTCGTTATGGAACAAAACGTCCAAACGGATCATACATTCGTTTTGATGATAATGCTGTTGTTTTACTTAAAGAAGATTTATCACCACGTGGAACACGTGTGTTTGGACCAGTTGCTCGTGAAATTCGTGAAAGATTCCCAAAAATCGTTTCATTAGCACCTGAAGTATTATAA
- the rplB gene encoding 50S ribosomal protein L2, whose product MAIKYYKPTTNGRRNMSILDYRQNLSGHAPEKSLMVILKNNAGRNNQGKITVRHHGGRVKRYYRIVDFKRNKDNIPAIVKTIEYDPNRSANICLLAYADGEKRYILAPKGIKVGQTVVSGENADIIVGNSLPLSNIPEGTFVHNIEMQPGGGGIIARSAGTSAQILGKDDDGKYVVLRLKSGETRRVLARCRATIGFVGNEEHLLVNIGKAGKNRHMGVRPTVRGSVMNPVDHPHGGGEGKQPVGRKAPLTPWGKKALGVKTRKTKKSSNKLIIRRRKDAK is encoded by the coding sequence ATGGCTATTAAATACTATAAGCCAACAACCAATGGTCGTCGTAATATGTCAATTCTCGACTACAGACAAAACTTAAGTGGTCATGCACCTGAAAAATCATTAATGGTGATTTTAAAAAATAATGCAGGTCGTAACAACCAAGGAAAAATTACAGTTCGTCACCACGGTGGTCGTGTAAAAAGATATTACAGAATCGTTGATTTTAAACGTAATAAAGATAATATTCCAGCAATTGTTAAAACAATTGAATATGATCCAAATAGATCAGCAAACATTTGTTTATTAGCATATGCAGATGGAGAAAAAAGATATATTTTAGCACCTAAAGGAATTAAAGTTGGACAAACAGTTGTTTCAGGTGAAAATGCCGATATTATTGTTGGTAACTCACTTCCACTAAGCAACATTCCTGAGGGTACATTTGTTCACAACATCGAAATGCAACCAGGGGGTGGAGGTATCATCGCTCGTAGTGCCGGTACATCTGCACAAATTTTGGGTAAAGACGATGATGGAAAATACGTTGTTTTAAGATTAAAATCTGGTGAAACAAGACGTGTTTTAGCTCGTTGTCGTGCAACAATTGGTTTTGTTGGTAATGAAGAACATTTATTAGTAAATATTGGTAAAGCTGGTAAAAATAGACATATGGGTGTTAGACCTACAGTACGTGGATCAGTAATGAACCCAGTAGACCACCCACATGGAGGGGGAGAAGGAAAACAACCTGTTGGTCGTAAAGCTCCTCTTACACCTTGAGGTAAAAAAGCTCTTGGAGTTAAGACAAGAAAAACTAAGAAATCTTCAAACAAATTAATTATTAGAAGAAGAAAGGATGCTAAATAA
- the rplW gene encoding 50S ribosomal protein L23 yields MQLTDIIRRPIITEKSNHQTVNNNSYSFEVAYNANKFQIARAIEIIFQVKVEKVNTMKFEKQPKNIGRYHGFTNRYKKAIVKLAEGYSINFYPSDEVKVEEKEEKTKKTAKKEVSEVEKRAAEKLAAKKASANVKNATKSATKANVKKTTTTRKVGGE; encoded by the coding sequence ATGCAACTTACAGATATTATTAGAAGACCTATTATTACTGAAAAGAGTAATCATCAAACAGTAAATAATAATTCATATTCATTCGAAGTAGCTTATAATGCGAATAAATTCCAAATTGCTAGAGCTATTGAAATTATTTTCCAAGTAAAAGTTGAAAAAGTAAACACAATGAAATTTGAAAAACAACCAAAAAACATAGGACGTTACCATGGGTTTACAAATCGTTACAAAAAAGCTATTGTTAAATTAGCTGAAGGTTATTCAATCAACTTCTACCCTTCTGATGAAGTTAAAGTTGAAGAAAAAGAAGAAAAAACTAAGAAAACAGCTAAAAAAGAAGTTTCAGAAGTTGAAAAAAGAGCTGCCGAAAAACTCGCTGCTAAGAAAGCAAGTGCAAACGTTAAAAACGCCACAAAATCAGCAACTAAAGCTAACGTTAAAAAAACAACAACAACTAGAAAAGTTGGCGGTGAATAA
- the rplO gene encoding 50S ribosomal protein L15: MDRIKLHTLKYTEESRPEKHRKGRGHAAGKGKQAGKGQSGQNKRKGHRLGFEGGQTPWFRRIGKRGFNNVNHVEYQVINLKDLERCYENNDEVSVETLFEKGLIKRTLPIKLLGNGELTKSLTINIHKVSESARKAVEAAGGKILE, translated from the coding sequence ATGGATAGAATTAAATTACATACTCTTAAATATACAGAAGAATCAAGACCAGAAAAACACCGTAAAGGTCGTGGTCACGCAGCTGGTAAAGGTAAACAAGCGGGTAAAGGGCAATCAGGGCAAAATAAACGTAAAGGTCATAGATTAGGATTCGAAGGGGGTCAAACACCATGATTCCGTCGTATTGGAAAACGTGGATTCAACAATGTAAACCATGTTGAATACCAAGTAATTAATCTTAAAGACCTTGAAAGATGCTATGAAAACAATGATGAAGTATCAGTAGAAACTTTATTTGAAAAAGGTTTAATTAAAAGAACATTACCTATTAAATTATTAGGAAATGGTGAATTAACTAAATCTTTAACAATCAACATTCACAAAGTTTCTGAATCAGCAAGAAAAGCTGTTGAAGCCGCTGGTGGAAAAATTTTAGAATAA
- the rpsC gene encoding 30S ribosomal protein S3 encodes MGQKVNPNGFRYGVTKAHNTTWYEDKKDFGSKLVEDAKIYNFFDALVRQYQIGQVEVRRTQDNKVTVIVHTAKPAAMLGQEGKNIAELTVKLTKSIKNKNLNVNIQVVELKKPDLNARLLAESIAIKLENRESFRTAQKMAIRNAMRSGAKGIKTAVSGRLNGVDMARTEGYSEGEMKLHTLRQNVDYATATARTTYGAIGVKVWVSLGEILEGDNK; translated from the coding sequence ATGGGACAAAAAGTCAATCCAAATGGATTCCGTTATGGTGTAACTAAGGCACACAACACAACATGATACGAAGATAAAAAAGACTTTGGATCAAAACTTGTTGAAGATGCTAAAATTTATAATTTCTTTGATGCTTTAGTTCGTCAATATCAAATTGGTCAAGTTGAAGTTAGAAGAACTCAAGATAACAAAGTAACTGTTATTGTACATACAGCTAAACCAGCAGCAATGTTAGGACAAGAAGGTAAAAATATTGCTGAATTAACAGTAAAATTAACAAAATCAATCAAAAACAAAAATCTAAATGTAAATATTCAAGTTGTAGAACTTAAAAAACCTGATTTAAATGCTAGATTACTTGCTGAATCAATTGCTATTAAATTAGAAAATCGTGAATCATTCCGTACAGCACAAAAAATGGCTATCAGAAACGCTATGCGTTCAGGAGCTAAAGGTATTAAAACCGCTGTTAGTGGACGTTTAAACGGAGTTGATATGGCTCGTACTGAAGGATATTCAGAAGGAGAAATGAAACTTCACACATTAAGACAAAATGTTGACTATGCAACAGCAACAGCTCGTACAACATACGGAGCTATTGGTGTTAAAGTTTGAGTTTCATTAGGAGAAATTTTGGAAGGAGATAACAAATAA
- a CDS encoding type Z 30S ribosomal protein S14, producing the protein MARKALIEKAKRHPKFSTRAYTRCELCGRPHSVLRKYKICRICFRGLANEGKIPGMKKASW; encoded by the coding sequence ATGGCTAGAAAAGCATTAATCGAAAAAGCTAAACGTCACCCTAAATTCTCAACACGTGCATATACACGTTGTGAATTATGTGGACGTCCACACTCAGTATTAAGAAAATATAAAATTTGTCGTATCTGCTTCAGAGGTTTAGCTAATGAAGGTAAAATTCCAGGTATGAAGAAAGCGAGTTGATAA
- the rplE gene encoding 50S ribosomal protein L5 — MIMNLKQVYLEKAVPALREKYNYSSIMEVPRIEKIVINMTAGKEVSNSKAIEEVLNELTQITSQKPFQTRAKKSNASWKLREGMPMGGKVTLRRERMWDFLEKLINVAMPRIRDFRGANPKAFDGRGNFALGIKEEIIFPEIEFDKIRRIKGLDVLIVTTAKTNNEARTLLELVGVPFEKKGDK, encoded by the coding sequence TTAATTATGAATTTAAAACAAGTTTATTTAGAAAAAGCAGTTCCTGCTTTAAGAGAAAAATACAATTACTCATCTATTATGGAAGTTCCAAGAATTGAAAAAATTGTTATCAATATGACAGCTGGTAAAGAAGTTTCTAACTCAAAAGCTATTGAAGAAGTTTTAAATGAATTGACACAAATCACAAGTCAAAAACCATTCCAAACAAGAGCTAAAAAATCTAATGCTTCTTGAAAATTACGTGAAGGTATGCCTATGGGTGGAAAAGTAACTTTACGTAGAGAAAGAATGTGAGATTTCTTAGAAAAATTAATTAATGTTGCAATGCCACGTATCCGTGATTTCCGTGGAGCTAACCCTAAAGCATTTGATGGTAGAGGTAACTTTGCTTTAGGAATTAAAGAAGAAATTATCTTCCCTGAAATTGAATTTGACAAAATTCGTCGTATTAAAGGATTAGACGTATTAATCGTAACTACTGCTAAAACAAATAATGAAGCTAGAACATTACTAGAATTAGTTGGTGTACCATTTGAGAAAAAAGGAGATAAATAA
- the rpmC gene encoding 50S ribosomal protein L29, translating into MLYKDIKDKSVEELQKLVNDLKAELWTLKFKNATGSLDQTHKINAMRKDIAKVLTALNEKGAK; encoded by the coding sequence ATGTTATACAAAGACATAAAAGATAAATCAGTTGAAGAATTACAAAAATTAGTAAATGATTTAAAAGCTGAATTATGAACATTAAAATTCAAAAATGCTACTGGAAGTTTAGATCAAACACACAAAATTAATGCTATGAGAAAAGATATTGCTAAGGTGTTAACAGCTTTAAATGAAAAAGGAGCTAAATAA
- the rplX gene encoding 50S ribosomal protein L24, protein MNKVKFKKGDEVIVIAGREKGKTGRIEKIDSKKQTVIVKDLNMVTKHNKPSQMNTEGSISNIEAPIHVSNVAYLVKKAGKNTNAQFSKIGFQVNKDGKKVRIAKKTKKEI, encoded by the coding sequence ATGAATAAAGTTAAATTTAAAAAAGGTGATGAAGTTATTGTAATTGCTGGAAGAGAAAAAGGTAAAACAGGAAGAATTGAAAAAATCGATTCTAAAAAACAAACAGTAATTGTTAAAGATTTAAATATGGTTACAAAACACAACAAACCATCACAAATGAATACAGAAGGCTCAATATCAAACATCGAAGCTCCAATCCATGTTTCAAACGTAGCATATTTAGTTAAAAAAGCTGGTAAAAATACAAACGCTCAATTTTCAAAAATTGGATTCCAAGTAAATAAAGATGGTAAAAAAGTAAGAATCGCTAAGAAAACTAAGAAGGAAATTTAA
- the rplP gene encoding 50S ribosomal protein L16 has product MLQPKRTKYRKPFLQKHDKRRAQKGNTVAFGEFGLQAVTSAWVDARQIESARIAITRRMGREGQVIIRIFPHFAKTSKPIGLRMGSGKGSPEKWYTAVKVDTMMFEVSGVREDIARDALRLGGHKLPVKWRIVAKTQGEE; this is encoded by the coding sequence ATGCTTCAACCAAAGAGAACAAAATACCGTAAACCATTCTTACAAAAACACGATAAAAGACGTGCTCAAAAAGGTAACACTGTTGCTTTTGGAGAATTTGGTTTACAAGCAGTTACAAGTGCTTGAGTAGATGCCCGTCAAATTGAAAGTGCTCGTATCGCTATTACAAGACGTATGGGACGTGAAGGACAAGTTATTATTAGAATTTTCCCTCACTTTGCTAAAACTTCTAAACCTATTGGGTTACGTATGGGGTCAGGAAAAGGATCTCCAGAAAAATGATATACAGCAGTTAAAGTTGATACAATGATGTTCGAAGTAAGTGGAGTTAGAGAAGATATTGCTCGTGATGCTCTACGTCTTGGTGGACACAAATTGCCAGTTAAATGAAGAATAGTAGCTAAAACACAAGGAGAAGAATAA
- the rplR gene encoding 50S ribosomal protein L18: protein MAKLSRNQARKVKHVRLRQHIVGSSVKPRLNVFKSHQNLYAQLIDDSKGVTLTSASTLSNKEYGGNIKAASELGSVMGQKIVDLGIKEVVFDRGGYIYHGRVRAFAEAVREKGVKF from the coding sequence ATGGCAAAATTATCAAGAAATCAAGCAAGAAAAGTTAAACATGTTCGTTTACGTCAACACATCGTTGGTTCAAGTGTTAAACCTCGTTTAAATGTTTTCAAATCTCACCAAAACTTATATGCTCAATTAATTGATGACTCTAAAGGAGTTACTTTAACAAGTGCTTCAACATTATCAAACAAAGAATATGGTGGAAACATTAAAGCTGCTAGTGAATTAGGTTCTGTAATGGGACAAAAAATCGTGGATTTAGGAATTAAAGAAGTTGTTTTTGACCGTGGAGGTTACATTTACCATGGTCGTGTTAGAGCGTTTGCTGAAGCTGTAAGAGAAAAAGGAGTTAAATTCTAA
- the rpsS gene encoding 30S ribosomal protein S19: MARSLKKGPFADDHLLKKVDAIVEGKAPKKPIKTWSRRSTIFPHFVGLTFQVHNGKQFIDVYVTDDMVGHKLGEFSPTRTYTGHGADKGKKK, encoded by the coding sequence ATGGCACGTAGTCTTAAAAAAGGACCTTTCGCAGATGATCATTTACTTAAAAAAGTAGATGCTATTGTTGAAGGTAAAGCACCTAAAAAACCTATTAAAACTTGATCAAGACGTTCTACAATTTTCCCTCACTTTGTAGGGTTAACATTCCAAGTACACAATGGTAAACAATTCATAGATGTTTATGTTACAGATGATATGGTTGGACACAAATTAGGAGAATTCTCACCTACCCGTACATATACAGGACATGGTGCAGATAAAGGTAAGAAGAAATAA
- the rpsH gene encoding 30S ribosomal protein S8 yields the protein MFITDPISDMIVRIKNSNQRKHKTVSIPYSNKKAKILDLILAEGYISSYAVEGEGVDKSLVVTLKYKGSQSAIVGIKRISKPGLRVYVKADELPKVLSGYGTAIISTSKGIMTDKTARKENVGGEVIAHIW from the coding sequence ATGTTTATTACAGATCCTATTTCAGATATGATCGTTCGTATCAAAAATTCTAATCAAAGAAAACATAAAACTGTTTCAATTCCTTACTCAAATAAAAAAGCAAAAATTCTAGATTTAATTTTAGCTGAAGGATACATCTCATCTTATGCAGTGGAAGGTGAAGGTGTTGATAAATCATTAGTAGTTACATTAAAATATAAAGGTTCACAATCTGCGATTGTAGGAATTAAACGTATTTCAAAACCAGGTTTAAGAGTATATGTTAAAGCTGATGAATTACCTAAAGTATTATCGGGTTATGGAACAGCAATTATTTCAACTTCAAAAGGTATTATGACTGATAAAACAGCTAGAAAGGAAAATGTTGGGGGAGAAGTTATCGCCCACATTTGATAG
- the rplV gene encoding 50S ribosomal protein L22: MEKVQAVAHVKMQRVSARKARLVADLFRGKDVREALGILYNTNKKASPLFIKLIQSAIANATNNHGMDASKLFVKEVLVNEGPTLKRFQPRSQGRAYSIFKRTSHLTVKLEERN, from the coding sequence ATGGAAAAAGTACAAGCGGTAGCACACGTTAAAATGCAACGTGTAAGTGCTCGTAAGGCTCGTTTAGTTGCTGATTTATTCAGAGGTAAGGACGTAAGAGAAGCACTTGGTATTTTATATAATACAAACAAAAAAGCATCTCCTTTATTTATTAAATTAATCCAATCAGCTATTGCTAATGCAACAAACAATCATGGAATGGATGCGTCAAAATTATTTGTTAAAGAAGTGTTAGTTAACGAAGGACCAACACTTAAAAGATTTCAACCAAGATCTCAAGGAAGAGCATATTCTATTTTCAAACGTACATCACACTTAACAGTTAAATTAGAGGAGAGAAACTAA
- the rplF gene encoding 50S ribosomal protein L6 yields the protein MSRVGNRVLNIPAGTTVTVNDTLVTVSGKLGKLERQFSSLITVKVENNQVTTLRANEEKHTKQLHGTTNAHISNMIVGVSKGFQKELAINGVGYKAVYKENQLHVSAGYSHDVILNVPSDVKVEVPKPTIVIVSGINKQSVGEFAANVRAIRKPNPYSGKGIAYKGEKIRRKEGKTASK from the coding sequence ATGTCTCGTGTTGGAAATAGAGTTCTTAACATTCCCGCTGGAACAACAGTTACTGTAAATGATACTTTAGTTACAGTAAGTGGAAAATTAGGAAAATTAGAAAGACAATTCAGTTCATTAATCACTGTTAAAGTTGAAAATAATCAAGTTACAACACTTCGTGCAAATGAAGAAAAACACACTAAACAATTACATGGAACAACAAATGCTCACATTTCAAATATGATCGTTGGTGTTTCAAAAGGATTCCAAAAAGAATTAGCAATTAATGGGGTTGGATATAAAGCAGTGTATAAAGAAAATCAACTTCATGTTTCTGCTGGTTACTCACACGATGTTATTTTAAATGTTCCTTCTGATGTTAAAGTTGAAGTTCCTAAACCTACAATTGTTATTGTTTCAGGAATCAACAAACAATCAGTTGGTGAATTTGCAGCTAATGTTAGAGCAATTAGAAAACCTAACCCATACTCAGGAAAAGGTATTGCATATAAAGGTGAAAAAATTAGACGTAAAGAAGGGAAAACAGCTTCTAAATAA
- the rpsQ gene encoding 30S ribosomal protein S17 codes for MERNARKTRVGRVVSAGKNQKTIIVAVDTYKKNTLYSKRYKSTKRFAVHDENHEAGLNDIVVIMETRPLSKTKHFRLVSIKEKSQASQGDN; via the coding sequence ATGGAAAGAAACGCAAGAAAAACACGTGTTGGTAGAGTAGTTTCTGCAGGTAAAAACCAAAAAACAATTATTGTTGCAGTTGATACTTACAAGAAAAATACTTTATACTCAAAACGTTATAAATCTACAAAACGTTTTGCAGTTCATGATGAAAACCATGAAGCTGGATTAAATGATATTGTTGTAATTATGGAAACTAGACCACTTTCAAAAACAAAACACTTTAGATTGGTATCGATCAAAGAAAAATCACAAGCTTCACAAGGAGATAATTAA
- the rplD gene encoding 50S ribosomal protein L4, translated as MADTKLKNANVKLPENLFASEKIYEQAIFDTVLSERASRRQGTHQVKNRAEVSGTGKKPWRQKGTGKARQGSLRSPQFVGGGRAFGPQSEKNYSLKVNKKVRFAAFKSALTLLAQDKAVLVDDLKLSKISTKEFITKLDSLVNEKEYRRVLVVTEDETVFKSTANVPYVYTVKANSISVELLLLADLMVISNESLSILEGKFK; from the coding sequence ATGGCTGATACAAAATTAAAAAATGCTAATGTAAAACTTCCTGAAAATCTTTTTGCTAGTGAAAAAATATATGAACAAGCTATTTTTGATACAGTTTTATCAGAGAGAGCTTCAAGAAGACAAGGTACACACCAAGTTAAAAATAGAGCTGAAGTAAGTGGTACAGGTAAAAAACCTTGAAGACAAAAAGGTACAGGTAAAGCTCGTCAAGGTTCATTAAGATCACCTCAATTTGTTGGTGGTGGAAGAGCATTTGGACCTCAATCAGAAAAGAACTATTCATTAAAAGTTAACAAAAAAGTTAGATTTGCTGCTTTCAAATCTGCATTAACACTTTTAGCTCAAGATAAAGCAGTTTTAGTTGATGATTTAAAATTATCAAAAATTTCAACAAAAGAATTCATTACTAAATTAGATTCTTTAGTTAATGAAAAAGAATATAGACGTGTGCTAGTTGTAACTGAAGATGAAACAGTTTTCAAATCTACAGCTAATGTTCCATATGTTTACACAGTTAAAGCAAACTCAATTTCAGTTGAATTATTACTTTTAGCTGACTTAATGGTTATTTCAAACGAATCACTTTCAATTTTAGAAGGGAAATTTAAATAA
- the rpsJ gene encoding 30S ribosomal protein S10: MSKLSIKIKGFDHALVDEAAKKIYLLAEKSGSKVSGPVPLPTKREEITILRSVHVNKKSREQYESRTSQRLVVITNPTVETQDKIKRLELPSGVAIQIKIK, encoded by the coding sequence ATGAGCAAATTAAGCATTAAAATCAAAGGTTTTGATCATGCTTTGGTTGATGAAGCTGCTAAAAAAATCTATCTTTTAGCAGAAAAATCAGGTTCTAAAGTTAGTGGACCAGTTCCTCTTCCAACAAAGAGAGAAGAAATCACTATCTTAAGATCAGTTCACGTTAACAAAAAAAGCCGTGAACAATATGAATCAAGAACAAGCCAAAGACTTGTAGTTATCACAAATCCAACAGTTGAAACACAAGACAAAATTAAAAGATTAGAATTGCCAAGTGGAGTTGCAATTCAAATTAAAATCAAGTAA